Proteins found in one Thermaerobacter subterraneus DSM 13965 genomic segment:
- a CDS encoding cobalamin-binding protein: MRIVSLAPSNTEIAFALGLGEFVVGVDDHSDYPPEVARLPRVGPDLTVDIDRVAALEPDLVLASLSVPGMERNVEALQRRGLPHLVLNPQRWPEVLQSIQAVAAATGREERGRRLVRQLQARAAAVRQRMARLAARRGRPWRLYLEWWPRPLITPGRRSWFTDMAEMAGGQNIFADLDRTSGVVEPEAVVARVPDVILLCWCGTLQGHMDPSRVAARPGWSRLEAVARGRVVPLPEALFGRPGPRLVEGLERLAGLLAGFVQEEAGEGGPGEDGSSGSAAVPPGR, translated from the coding sequence GTGCGCATCGTCTCCCTGGCCCCCAGCAACACGGAGATCGCCTTTGCCCTGGGCCTGGGGGAGTTCGTGGTCGGGGTCGACGACCACTCCGACTATCCTCCGGAGGTGGCGCGCCTGCCCCGGGTGGGGCCGGACCTGACCGTCGACATCGACCGGGTGGCCGCCCTTGAGCCCGACCTGGTCCTGGCCTCCCTCAGCGTTCCCGGCATGGAGCGCAACGTCGAAGCCCTCCAGCGCCGGGGCCTGCCCCACCTGGTGCTCAATCCCCAGCGCTGGCCCGAGGTGCTGCAGTCCATCCAGGCGGTGGCCGCCGCCACCGGACGGGAGGAACGCGGCCGCCGGCTGGTCCGGCAGCTCCAAGCCCGGGCCGCCGCGGTCCGGCAGCGCATGGCGCGGCTGGCCGCCCGGCGGGGGCGGCCCTGGCGGCTCTACCTCGAATGGTGGCCGCGGCCGCTGATCACACCCGGCCGGCGGAGCTGGTTCACCGACATGGCCGAGATGGCCGGAGGGCAGAATATCTTCGCCGATCTCGACCGCACCAGCGGCGTCGTCGAGCCGGAGGCGGTGGTGGCCCGGGTGCCCGACGTGATCCTGCTGTGCTGGTGCGGGACGCTGCAGGGGCACATGGACCCCTCGCGGGTGGCGGCCCGGCCGGGCTGGAGCCGGCTGGAGGCCGTGGCCCGAGGCCGCGTCGTGCCCCTGCCCGAAGCCCTGTTCGGCCGGCCCGGTCCCCGCCTGGTCGAGGGGCTGGAGCGCCTGGCCGGCCTCCTGGCCGGGTTCGTCCAGGAGGAGGCAGGGGAAGGAGGGCCCGGCGAAGATGGATCTTCAGGAAGTGCAGCTGTCCCACCCGGCCGCTGA
- a CDS encoding GerAB/ArcD/ProY family transporter translates to MQNSQAVTVRGALTVIVNVMIGVGILTLPREVAARSGPDSVVATLLGALPVAVVLAALNGLSPWMHRRRLQHGLEMLVGRWPARILLVAYAIYFGVLASVIARAFAEVVNANVLRNTPVEAIMIPMLLAAVFLVHHRTVTVMRAIELTFPVLVVTLVLLALATMGRVNLIYVRPQWALGAGPLIQGAAASLFAYSGFAVYLFLLPELEARPRRAMPWLVAGLVGLIYSMVVFSAVGTFGVVEVQRITWPTIELVKVTQIPGRVFERLESAFLAVWVTAVFTTVGPALFAAAKALQALFELDEHRVLAPMALPLMYVVALLPANFAAVGQLMTVLGWVSLGLEVAVPLLLWAVAAIKGRRLQRAHRGPAAAAAAGAGPSPVRPSGGPFGRVAGAGSPAGSGAASGPERGV, encoded by the coding sequence TTGCAGAACAGCCAGGCGGTCACCGTACGGGGGGCCCTGACGGTGATCGTCAACGTCATGATCGGGGTGGGCATCCTCACCTTGCCCCGGGAGGTGGCGGCCCGCAGCGGCCCCGACAGCGTGGTGGCCACCCTGCTGGGGGCCCTGCCGGTGGCCGTGGTGCTGGCCGCCCTGAACGGGCTCTCCCCATGGATGCACCGGCGCCGGCTGCAGCACGGGCTGGAAATGCTGGTGGGGCGCTGGCCGGCCCGGATCCTGCTCGTGGCCTACGCGATCTACTTTGGCGTGCTGGCATCGGTCATCGCCCGGGCCTTTGCCGAGGTGGTCAACGCCAACGTGCTGCGCAACACCCCGGTCGAGGCCATCATGATCCCCATGCTGCTCGCCGCGGTCTTCCTGGTCCACCACCGCACCGTCACCGTGATGCGGGCCATCGAGCTGACCTTCCCCGTGCTGGTGGTGACCCTGGTGCTGCTGGCCCTGGCCACCATGGGCCGGGTCAACCTCATCTACGTGCGGCCCCAGTGGGCGCTGGGCGCCGGCCCCCTCATCCAGGGCGCCGCGGCGTCGCTGTTTGCCTATTCAGGGTTCGCAGTGTACCTCTTCCTGCTGCCCGAGCTGGAAGCCCGGCCCCGCCGGGCCATGCCCTGGCTGGTGGCAGGCCTGGTCGGCCTGATCTACAGCATGGTGGTGTTTTCGGCGGTGGGCACCTTCGGGGTGGTGGAGGTCCAGCGCATCACCTGGCCCACCATCGAGCTGGTGAAGGTGACCCAGATCCCTGGCCGGGTGTTCGAGCGGCTGGAGTCGGCCTTCCTGGCCGTGTGGGTGACGGCGGTGTTCACCACCGTGGGTCCGGCCCTCTTCGCCGCGGCCAAGGCCTTGCAGGCCCTGTTCGAGCTCGACGAGCACCGGGTCCTGGCCCCCATGGCCCTGCCCCTCATGTACGTGGTGGCGCTCCTGCCGGCCAACTTCGCGGCTGTGGGCCAGCTGATGACCGTGCTGGGCTGGGTGAGCCTGGGCCTGGAGGTGGCCGTGCCCCTGCTGCTCTGGGCGGTGGCGGCGATCAAGGGCCGGCGCCTGCAGCGGGCTCACCGCGGCCCCGCGGCGGCGGCTGCCGCCGGGGCCGGTCCCTCCCCCGTCCGCCCGTCCGGGGGTCCATTCGGGCGGGTCGCCGGTGCTGGATCGCCCGCCGGGTCCGGGGCGGCCTCCGGCCCCGAGCGCGGGGTGTAG
- a CDS encoding spore germination protein encodes MVRGAGPDGQRHARLAHQVKELTRLSSALSERLGDLVQQLESANRAGFTGGFTGVVAVDVERLRAALHHTADLNVKTFRWRGRLVAALLFLEPLVDTRRLGGLVEDLDKFLRQGTAKAALDPAWWRLGDEAETLPGLDEAVMRLLTGHAVLCLEGQRRVWVFEVRSFRQRAVDEPQAERLVRGPRDGFVESVEVNVALIRQRLVTPNLVLRTYRLGDVARTRVCMVYLEGIAPAELVSEVERRLARIRSDAVLDSGQLEQWLEDRPWSPFPQLMETERPDRAVANLLAGRIVLLTDGSPFALVAPALFSQFYQSPEDYYQRWIISTLIRLIRVLSMALALLMPALYIAFVSFHPEMIPTPLAVLLASMRGGVPFPAIGEALLLETAVEILREASIRLPGPIGPAISIVGGLIIGEMTVSAGLVSPAMVIVVAVTTIGSFATPNYSAAIALRILRYPLMLAASVFGLYGVVVGLLLIIVHLADLESFGLPYLYPFTPPRSLKELRDTLVRAPLPAVQRGEGATRP; translated from the coding sequence ATGGTGCGTGGCGCCGGGCCGGACGGGCAGCGACATGCCCGGCTGGCCCACCAGGTCAAGGAACTGACCCGGCTGTCCTCGGCTTTGTCGGAGCGGCTGGGCGATCTGGTCCAGCAGCTGGAGTCCGCCAACCGGGCGGGGTTCACCGGCGGGTTCACCGGCGTGGTGGCCGTGGACGTGGAGCGGCTGCGGGCGGCCCTTCACCACACCGCCGACCTCAACGTGAAGACCTTTCGCTGGCGGGGGCGCCTGGTGGCCGCGTTGCTCTTCCTCGAACCCCTGGTGGACACCCGGCGCCTGGGCGGGCTGGTGGAAGACCTGGACAAGTTCCTGCGCCAGGGAACGGCCAAGGCGGCCCTGGACCCGGCCTGGTGGCGCCTGGGCGACGAGGCGGAGACCCTGCCCGGGCTGGACGAGGCGGTGATGCGGTTGCTCACGGGTCACGCCGTCCTCTGCCTGGAAGGGCAGCGGAGGGTCTGGGTCTTCGAGGTGCGCAGCTTCCGGCAGCGGGCCGTGGACGAGCCCCAGGCGGAGCGGCTGGTGCGGGGCCCCCGGGACGGGTTCGTCGAGAGCGTCGAGGTCAACGTGGCCCTGATCCGCCAGCGCCTGGTCACCCCAAACCTGGTGCTCAGGACCTACCGCCTGGGGGATGTGGCCCGCACCCGGGTGTGCATGGTCTACCTGGAAGGGATCGCTCCCGCGGAGCTGGTGTCGGAGGTCGAGCGGCGGCTGGCTCGCATCCGCTCCGACGCGGTGCTGGATTCGGGGCAGCTGGAACAGTGGCTGGAAGACCGGCCGTGGTCGCCCTTCCCCCAGCTGATGGAGACGGAGCGGCCGGACCGAGCCGTGGCCAACCTGCTGGCCGGGCGCATCGTGCTCTTGACCGACGGGAGCCCCTTCGCCCTGGTGGCGCCTGCCCTGTTCAGCCAGTTCTACCAGTCGCCCGAGGACTACTACCAGCGGTGGATCATCTCGACCCTGATCCGGCTGATCCGAGTCCTGTCCATGGCGCTGGCCCTGCTCATGCCGGCGCTGTACATCGCCTTCGTTTCCTTCCATCCGGAGATGATTCCCACGCCCCTGGCGGTGCTGCTGGCTTCCATGCGCGGCGGCGTGCCCTTTCCCGCCATCGGCGAGGCGCTGCTGCTGGAAACGGCGGTGGAGATCCTGCGCGAGGCCAGCATCCGGCTGCCCGGACCCATCGGCCCTGCCATCAGCATCGTGGGTGGCCTGATCATCGGCGAGATGACGGTCTCGGCGGGCCTGGTCAGCCCCGCCATGGTGATCGTGGTGGCCGTGACCACCATCGGTTCCTTCGCGACGCCCAACTACAGCGCGGCCATCGCCCTGCGCATCCTGCGTTATCCTCTGATGCTGGCCGCGTCGGTGTTCGGTCTCTACGGGGTGGTCGTCGGACTGCTGCTGATCATCGTCCACCTGGCGGACCTGGAATCCTTTGGACTACCCTACCTGTATCCCTTCACCCCGCCCCGGTCGCTGAAGGAACTCAGGGACACCCTGGTGCGGGCGCCCCTGCCCGCGGTGCAGCGGGGTGAGGGTGCCACCCGCCCGTAG
- a CDS encoding polysaccharide deacetylase family protein — MAGEERRWFAAGLLAGLFVLVLAVRMAAPTPADDMVSPAGPAPVVPRFAAGEPPAPAKKKLPIYSVQTDARRIAISFDATWGADKTPKILEILRRHNVKTTFFLVSMWIRKYPEETRMIAREGHEIGLHSATHPDFRTLSDAEIRRELEDNLRAVRETAGFEARLFRPPFGAYDDRVITVVESMGIIPIQWDVDSLDWMDVTPQQIVDRVTRLVRPGSIVLFHNNAESTPAALPEILRRLQGEGYEIVPVSQLLHKGPYYIDHTGRQIPTGPPRLAPAPSPGREPEGGGGRERE; from the coding sequence GTGGCAGGGGAGGAACGCCGCTGGTTTGCGGCCGGGCTGCTGGCCGGCCTGTTCGTCCTGGTCCTGGCGGTGCGCATGGCCGCGCCCACCCCGGCGGACGACATGGTATCCCCCGCCGGCCCGGCGCCGGTGGTGCCGCGGTTTGCCGCCGGGGAGCCGCCGGCTCCCGCCAAGAAGAAGCTGCCCATCTACAGCGTCCAGACGGACGCCAGGCGGATCGCCATCTCCTTCGACGCCACCTGGGGCGCCGACAAGACGCCCAAGATCCTGGAGATCCTCCGCCGGCACAACGTGAAAACCACCTTCTTCCTGGTCAGCATGTGGATCCGCAAGTATCCCGAGGAGACCCGCATGATCGCCCGGGAGGGGCACGAGATCGGGCTGCACTCCGCGACCCACCCCGACTTCCGCACCCTCTCCGACGCCGAGATCCGGCGCGAGCTGGAAGACAACCTCCGGGCCGTGCGGGAAACCGCCGGCTTCGAGGCCCGGCTGTTCCGGCCGCCCTTCGGCGCCTACGACGACCGGGTGATCACGGTGGTGGAGAGCATGGGCATCATCCCCATCCAGTGGGACGTGGATTCCCTGGACTGGATGGACGTGACGCCGCAGCAGATCGTGGACCGGGTGACCCGGCTGGTTCGTCCCGGTTCCATCGTGCTCTTCCATAACAACGCGGAGTCGACGCCCGCGGCCCTGCCCGAGATCCTGCGGCGCCTCCAGGGCGAGGGGTACGAGATCGTCCCCGTCTCCCAGCTCCTGCACAAGGGGCCCTACTACATCGATCACACCGGGCGCCAGATCCCCACCGGCCCGCCGCGCCTGGCGCCGGCCCCGTCCCCCGGCCGGGAGCCTGAAGGCGGCGGGGGGCGAGAACGGGAGTGA
- a CDS encoding HD domain-containing protein has protein sequence MAEPTFDRQAAWQLLTEFTQSPHLIKHALGVEACMRYYARLFGEDEEKWGITGLLHDFDYDRYPSLDDHPFRGAEILRQRGWPEEIVRAILSHGDHTGVPRQTRMEKALYAVDELTGFVIACALVRPTGLADLTVPSVKKKFKDKAFARGVNREDVIRGAEDLGVPLDQHIAHVIEALRGIAPQLELAG, from the coding sequence ATGGCTGAACCCACCTTCGACCGCCAGGCCGCCTGGCAGCTGTTGACGGAGTTCACCCAGTCCCCCCACCTGATCAAGCACGCCCTGGGGGTGGAGGCGTGCATGCGTTACTATGCCCGCCTCTTTGGCGAGGACGAGGAAAAGTGGGGGATCACCGGCCTGCTCCACGATTTCGACTATGACCGCTACCCCTCCCTGGACGACCACCCCTTCCGCGGCGCCGAGATCCTGCGTCAGCGGGGCTGGCCCGAGGAGATCGTGCGGGCGATCCTTTCCCACGGGGATCACACCGGCGTGCCGCGGCAGACCCGGATGGAGAAGGCCCTTTACGCCGTGGATGAGCTGACGGGCTTCGTCATCGCCTGTGCCCTGGTCCGGCCCACCGGCCTGGCCGACCTGACCGTGCCGTCGGTGAAGAAGAAGTTCAAGGACAAGGCCTTCGCCCGCGGGGTGAACCGGGAGGACGTGATCCGCGGGGCGGAAGACCTGGGCGTCCCCCTGGACCAGCACATCGCCCACGTCATCGAGGCGTTGCGGGGCATCGCGCCGCAGCTGGAGCTGGCCGGGTAG
- the ribH gene encoding 6,7-dimethyl-8-ribityllumazine synthase gives MAVYEGRLDAGGLRMAVVVARYNRPITAALLAGAQDALRRNGIGDENVDVVWVPGSFELPLTARRLAETGRYQAVIALGAVLKGATAHFEYVAGATTQGLMQAGLLSGVPVICGVLTCETLEQALDRTGLRAGDRGAEAALTAVEMASLFRQLPGRA, from the coding sequence GTGGCCGTTTACGAGGGGCGGTTGGATGCCGGCGGACTTCGGATGGCTGTGGTGGTCGCCCGGTACAACCGGCCGATCACCGCGGCCTTGCTGGCAGGAGCCCAGGACGCGCTGCGGCGCAACGGGATCGGGGATGAGAACGTGGACGTGGTCTGGGTGCCTGGCTCTTTCGAACTCCCCCTGACGGCACGCCGTCTGGCAGAAACAGGGCGCTATCAGGCGGTGATCGCCCTGGGCGCGGTGCTGAAAGGGGCCACGGCCCACTTCGAATACGTGGCCGGTGCGACAACCCAAGGGCTGATGCAGGCCGGCCTTCTGAGCGGCGTGCCCGTGATCTGCGGCGTGCTCACCTGCGAAACCCTTGAACAAGCCCTGGACCGGACCGGCCTGCGGGCAGGCGACCGGGGCGCCGAGGCGGCCCTGACCGCCGTGGAGATGGCCAGCTTGTTCCGGCAGCTCCCCGGGCGGGCCTGA
- a CDS encoding (2Fe-2S)-binding protein — MSRDRSGGNGGRGGLPGGEPLGGAFPGVGDEPGSREPEPGAGESALPAFRAQVPVRLVVNGETWVGDVPASLTLAAFLRERLGLMGTKIGCGEGNCGACSVIVDGELVYSCLVPVAACDGSRVETVEGLARGDRLHPIQEAFIAEDALQCGFCTPGQIMAVKALLDREPHPTREQVVAALSGNLCRCGAYTRIVQAALRAAGALGGAGGGGGVSGAATG, encoded by the coding sequence TTGTCCAGGGATCGCAGCGGCGGGAACGGGGGCCGCGGCGGACTTCCGGGCGGCGAGCCTCTCGGCGGCGCTTTCCCCGGGGTCGGGGACGAACCCGGCTCCCGGGAACCGGAACCGGGAGCCGGAGAATCGGCCCTGCCGGCGTTCCGCGCCCAGGTTCCCGTCCGCCTGGTGGTCAACGGGGAGACCTGGGTGGGAGACGTTCCGGCGAGCCTCACCCTGGCCGCGTTCCTCCGCGAGCGGCTTGGCCTGATGGGGACCAAGATCGGCTGCGGGGAAGGCAATTGCGGGGCGTGCAGCGTGATCGTCGACGGGGAGCTGGTGTACAGCTGCCTGGTGCCCGTGGCCGCCTGCGACGGCAGCCGGGTGGAGACCGTGGAGGGGCTGGCCCGGGGCGATCGCCTGCACCCCATCCAGGAAGCGTTCATCGCGGAGGACGCCCTGCAGTGCGGTTTCTGCACGCCCGGGCAGATCATGGCCGTCAAGGCCCTGCTGGACCGGGAGCCCCACCCCACCCGGGAGCAGGTGGTGGCCGCGCTGTCCGGCAACCTCTGCCGGTGCGGGGCCTACACCCGGATCGTTCAGGCCGCCCTGCGGGCTGCCGGGGCGCTGGGCGGGGCCGGGGGCGGAGGAGGGGTGTCCGGTGCCGCGACTGGTTAA
- a CDS encoding Ger(x)C family spore germination protein → MARCFQGARRAVAADRRPSRRPGGRLVLVLVAAALVLGGCWDARDVEDRAIVVGVGLDRARGGRIEVSLEVTIPGGTTTRPGISGNQPGQRGGLQGGTKVVLAATGATVHEAIAHLRDAARFDIFLGHVRVVLVGEDLARAGVLQHLEMLVQNPEIRRLIPLAVVRGRAKDFLTTTMAQDATAALYLSQMLDDLTRTGRAPNVDLSRFLTDVSEPGVDPVASVLRQAAGTEAGIDWAGLAVFRDDRLQTIIRPPEAWYLMWAMGSPRRTTLYVPVREPVSGGVVLDIFHVDSRLNLQGPPDSREAVLRLLVEGRVVEHRAGGIDLTDTATMRRIQARTQRDLQQRVQRIVARVRDLGADPFGIGRALRVVEPSLWPQPGSATRQAAERIEARVEVVVRVRRTGLTIR, encoded by the coding sequence GTGGCCCGGTGCTTCCAGGGCGCCCGGCGGGCGGTGGCTGCGGACCGGCGTCCCTCTCGCCGCCCCGGCGGGCGGCTGGTTCTGGTGCTGGTGGCGGCCGCTCTGGTGCTGGGCGGGTGCTGGGACGCCCGGGACGTGGAAGATCGGGCCATCGTGGTGGGGGTCGGCCTGGACCGGGCCCGGGGCGGGCGCATCGAGGTGAGCCTGGAGGTGACCATTCCCGGGGGCACCACCACGCGGCCGGGCATCAGCGGCAACCAGCCGGGGCAGCGTGGCGGCCTCCAGGGGGGCACCAAGGTGGTGCTTGCTGCTACGGGAGCCACGGTCCACGAGGCGATCGCGCACCTTCGGGATGCCGCCCGCTTTGACATCTTCCTCGGCCACGTGCGGGTGGTCCTCGTCGGGGAGGACCTGGCCCGGGCTGGGGTCCTGCAACACCTGGAGATGCTGGTGCAGAACCCCGAGATCCGGCGGCTGATCCCGCTGGCCGTCGTGCGGGGCCGGGCGAAGGATTTCCTGACGACGACCATGGCCCAGGACGCCACGGCCGCCCTCTACCTGAGCCAGATGCTGGACGATCTGACCCGCACCGGCCGTGCCCCCAACGTAGACCTGTCGCGGTTCCTCACCGATGTCTCGGAGCCCGGCGTCGATCCCGTGGCCTCCGTGCTGCGGCAGGCGGCGGGAACGGAAGCGGGCATCGACTGGGCCGGCCTGGCGGTGTTCCGGGACGACCGCCTCCAGACGATCATCCGGCCGCCCGAGGCATGGTACCTGATGTGGGCCATGGGCAGCCCGCGGCGGACCACCCTGTACGTCCCCGTGCGGGAGCCTGTATCGGGCGGCGTGGTGCTCGACATCTTCCACGTGGACTCGCGCCTCAACCTCCAGGGGCCGCCGGACAGCCGTGAGGCGGTGCTTCGCCTGCTGGTGGAGGGGCGGGTGGTCGAGCACCGGGCCGGCGGGATCGACCTGACGGACACCGCCACCATGCGCCGGATCCAGGCCCGTACCCAGCGGGACCTGCAACAGCGGGTGCAGCGGATCGTCGCCCGCGTCCGCGACCTGGGGGCGGATCCCTTCGGCATCGGGCGCGCCTTACGGGTGGTGGAGCCGTCCCTCTGGCCGCAGCCGGGCAGCGCGACGCGGCAAGCGGCAGAGCGCATCGAGGCCCGGGTCGAGGTCGTGGTCCGGGTGCGCCGCACCGGCTTGACCATCCGGTAG
- the moaA gene encoding GTP 3',8-cyclase MoaA → MTLGGPEPAAAAVRTVISRATDPAPPGMPTTGPLVDRFGRVVRKLRISLTDRCNFRCVYCMPEGDIPWIPTTEILTFAEIERVVRIVAGMGVEKIRLTGGEPLLRPGVEELVARLVRVPGIRSVSMTTNGFFLREKAGALKAAGLAGVNVSLDSLDRDRFRQLTRRDELDRVLDGIAAAAAAGLEPIKINAVVMRGFNDGEIETFLRWVREQPIQLTLRFIEFMPLDGSNVWTRDLVYTAAEILQQAQRIAPVVPLHNDPADPARLYRFADGRGTFGIIASVSQPFCASCDRIRLTADGKIRNCLFAVEEFDLRELLRGGADDEAVAAAIRRAVWAKWAGHLINQKGFVKPQRAMYAIGG, encoded by the coding sequence ATGACGCTGGGAGGGCCGGAGCCGGCCGCCGCAGCCGTGCGGACCGTGATCAGCCGGGCCACCGATCCGGCGCCGCCGGGGATGCCGACCACGGGCCCGCTGGTCGACCGCTTCGGGCGGGTCGTGCGCAAGCTGCGCATCTCCCTGACGGACCGCTGCAACTTTCGGTGCGTCTACTGCATGCCCGAAGGGGACATCCCCTGGATACCCACGACCGAGATCCTGACCTTTGCCGAGATCGAGCGGGTGGTGCGGATCGTCGCCGGGATGGGGGTGGAAAAGATCCGCCTGACCGGCGGCGAGCCCCTGCTGCGACCCGGCGTGGAGGAGCTGGTGGCGCGGCTGGTGCGGGTGCCGGGGATCCGTTCCGTCAGCATGACGACCAACGGCTTCTTCCTGCGGGAAAAGGCCGGGGCCCTCAAGGCGGCGGGCCTTGCGGGCGTGAACGTCAGCCTGGACTCGCTGGACCGCGACCGGTTCCGGCAGCTCACCCGCCGGGACGAGCTGGACCGGGTGCTGGACGGGATCGCGGCGGCGGCCGCCGCGGGCCTTGAGCCCATCAAGATCAACGCCGTGGTGATGCGGGGCTTCAACGACGGCGAGATCGAGACCTTCCTGCGCTGGGTGCGGGAACAGCCCATCCAGCTGACCCTGCGGTTCATTGAGTTCATGCCCCTAGACGGTTCCAACGTCTGGACCCGGGATCTGGTGTACACGGCGGCGGAGATCCTCCAGCAGGCCCAGCGCATTGCGCCCGTGGTGCCCCTGCACAACGACCCCGCGGACCCGGCCCGCCTGTACCGGTTCGCCGACGGCAGGGGCACCTTCGGCATCATTGCATCGGTCTCCCAGCCCTTCTGCGCCAGCTGCGACCGGATCCGGCTGACGGCCGACGGCAAGATCCGCAACTGCCTGTTCGCCGTCGAGGAGTTCGACCTGCGGGAGCTCCTGCGCGGCGGGGCTGATGATGAGGCGGTGGCGGCAGCCATCCGGCGGGCGGTGTGGGCCAAGTGGGCCGGCCACCTGATCAACCAGAAGGGTTTCGTCAAGCCCCAGCGGGCGATGTACGCCATCGGCGGCTAG
- a CDS encoding TetR/AcrR family transcriptional regulator, translating to MAKQPPLAGRNDPRLQERYEQLLEAAAAEFATRGYHQTTVKDIVERAGVATGTFYLYFANKEQSCIALIERLYGRVLAEVVAARAGMATTLDKLAASIRAALGVFGAHRNLAHIALVRAPGAHPLFDELLARIHRELWDLVAEDIREAVEEGLLPDQPADIAARALIGALYEVVISWLQAEVPADLAEAVEPLVGFCLRGLGAAWPGA from the coding sequence ATGGCCAAGCAGCCGCCCCTGGCGGGGCGCAACGACCCCCGCCTGCAGGAACGGTACGAGCAGTTGCTGGAAGCCGCCGCCGCGGAGTTCGCCACCCGGGGTTACCACCAGACCACGGTGAAGGACATCGTGGAGCGGGCCGGAGTGGCCACGGGGACCTTCTACCTCTACTTCGCCAACAAGGAGCAGTCTTGCATCGCCCTGATCGAGCGCCTGTACGGCCGGGTGCTGGCGGAGGTGGTGGCGGCCCGGGCCGGCATGGCCACTACGCTGGATAAGCTGGCGGCTTCCATCCGGGCGGCCCTGGGGGTCTTCGGCGCCCATCGCAACCTGGCCCACATCGCCCTGGTCCGGGCGCCGGGCGCCCATCCCCTCTTTGACGAGCTCCTGGCCCGCATCCACCGGGAGCTCTGGGACCTTGTCGCGGAAGACATCCGCGAGGCGGTGGAGGAGGGCCTGCTCCCTGACCAGCCGGCGGACATCGCCGCCCGCGCCCTGATCGGCGCCCTCTACGAGGTGGTGATCAGCTGGCTGCAGGCGGAGGTGCCGGCCGATCTGGCCGAAGCCGTAGAGCCGCTGGTGGGGTTCTGCCTGCGGGGGCTCGGGGCGGCTTGGCCGGGCGCCTGA
- a CDS encoding enoyl-CoA hydratase-related protein — protein sequence MTATGDGADRRYEYLLVETDGPVAIVRLNRPKVLNALRRDLIEELAGVLAGFDRDPDIRCMVLTGNERAFAAGADIAEMAGKGLAEVTGDDLLGAWQRLWRIRKPVIAAVQGYCLGGGFELAMGCDIIIAGESAQFGQPEIKIGVIPGAGGTQRLTRVAGKYKAMEAILTGRMIPAREAEAWGLVTRVVPDEQCLPEAVRLAHAIAGMPPLAVQMAKAAVLQAYETPLGAGLEFERRLFYSLFATEDQKEGMQAFLEKRAPQWKGR from the coding sequence TTGACCGCAACGGGGGACGGAGCGGACCGCCGTTACGAGTACCTGCTGGTGGAGACCGACGGGCCGGTGGCCATCGTCCGGCTGAACCGGCCGAAGGTGCTCAACGCCCTGCGGCGGGACCTCATTGAAGAGCTGGCCGGGGTGCTGGCCGGGTTCGACCGCGACCCGGACATCCGCTGCATGGTCCTGACCGGCAACGAGCGGGCCTTCGCCGCCGGCGCCGACATCGCCGAGATGGCGGGCAAGGGCCTGGCCGAGGTGACCGGGGACGACCTGCTGGGCGCCTGGCAGCGCCTGTGGCGCATCCGCAAGCCGGTGATCGCCGCGGTCCAGGGCTACTGCCTGGGCGGCGGGTTCGAGCTGGCCATGGGATGCGACATCATCATCGCCGGCGAGTCGGCCCAGTTCGGCCAGCCGGAGATCAAGATCGGCGTGATCCCCGGCGCCGGCGGTACCCAGCGGCTGACCCGCGTGGCCGGGAAGTACAAGGCCATGGAGGCCATCCTGACGGGACGGATGATCCCCGCCCGGGAAGCCGAGGCGTGGGGGCTCGTCACGCGGGTGGTGCCCGACGAGCAGTGCCTGCCCGAGGCCGTGCGGCTGGCCCACGCCATCGCGGGCATGCCGCCGCTGGCGGTACAGATGGCCAAGGCGGCGGTGCTGCAGGCTTACGAGACGCCCCTGGGCGCGGGACTGGAGTTCGAGCGGCGGCTGTTCTACAGCCTGTTCGCCACGGAAGACCAGAAGGAAGGCATGCAGGCCTTTCTGGAGAAGCGGGCCCCCCAGTGGAAGGGCCGGTAA